Proteins encoded within one genomic window of Candidatus Thiodiazotropha endoloripes:
- a CDS encoding cation:proton antiporter family protein, whose amino-acid sequence MDSLLLSIDPREPLWIGFAFACGLLVSHIGLPPLVGFLLAGFMLNAAGAEGGDFLRITADLGVTLLLFTIGLKLRLKVLLPPHVWGVAILHMALVVGLMTLFVVFLSSFGLPLVSGIELQTALIIGFALTFSSTVFAVKSLDQAGGSGSFYGLIAIGVLIIQDIAAVAFLAVSAGKLPSLWAFGLLALIPLRYLLFAVLSRTGHGELLVLYGFVLALGGADLFELVNLKGDLGALVVGMLLAGHPKANEMAKNLLGFKELFLVGFFLSVGMAVPPSWNAILLACLFLLVLPIKTALYFGLFAAFKLRASTSWRSSLVLANYSEFGLIVGSVSVAAGWLPAEWMAVFAILLSLSFIGAAPIIDNGERLYTLWRPRFKRMERKQRLSGEEDIQIGDVQVLVFGMGRVGSSVYDSLAVDFPGKVLGVDMDDFQVERHLAQGQQVVKGDATNPDFWSRAPDLAAKLKWVILALPRHPANLAAAERLREIGFEGHIASTSKFHDEIASLKKLGVNFVFNIYTEAGKGFAEDLKQHFNTLDKA is encoded by the coding sequence ATGGACTCCCTCCTGCTATCAATAGATCCACGTGAACCGTTGTGGATTGGGTTTGCATTTGCCTGCGGGTTACTGGTAAGTCACATTGGTTTACCACCATTGGTTGGCTTTTTACTGGCCGGTTTTATGCTCAATGCTGCAGGTGCCGAAGGCGGTGATTTTCTTCGTATCACCGCTGACCTGGGCGTTACGCTTTTGCTGTTTACCATTGGTTTGAAGCTGCGCCTAAAAGTATTGCTGCCGCCCCATGTCTGGGGTGTGGCCATTTTACATATGGCTCTGGTGGTTGGTTTGATGACGTTGTTTGTGGTTTTTCTCTCCTCATTTGGTTTACCACTGGTCTCGGGGATTGAATTACAAACAGCGTTGATCATCGGTTTTGCCCTGACATTTTCCAGTACGGTATTTGCGGTTAAAAGCCTTGATCAGGCCGGAGGGAGTGGTTCGTTTTATGGCTTAATCGCCATTGGCGTGCTGATCATACAGGATATAGCTGCAGTGGCGTTTCTTGCCGTATCTGCGGGTAAACTGCCATCGCTATGGGCATTTGGGTTATTGGCGCTCATTCCGCTGCGTTACTTGCTGTTTGCAGTTCTGTCGCGAACCGGTCACGGCGAATTATTGGTGCTCTACGGTTTTGTATTGGCACTGGGTGGTGCCGACCTGTTCGAGCTGGTTAATCTCAAGGGAGACTTGGGGGCGCTGGTGGTTGGGATGCTGCTGGCTGGTCATCCCAAGGCTAATGAAATGGCCAAAAATCTACTTGGTTTCAAAGAGTTGTTTTTAGTGGGTTTTTTTCTCAGTGTCGGTATGGCCGTGCCACCAAGTTGGAATGCGATTCTGTTGGCCTGCCTCTTCCTTCTCGTGCTACCAATCAAGACCGCGTTGTATTTCGGCCTGTTTGCTGCATTTAAATTGCGAGCAAGTACATCCTGGCGTTCTTCCCTTGTATTGGCCAACTACAGCGAGTTTGGCTTGATTGTCGGGTCGGTATCGGTCGCAGCCGGTTGGCTTCCAGCTGAATGGATGGCGGTATTCGCCATTCTGCTGTCGCTCTCTTTTATCGGTGCTGCACCGATCATAGATAACGGTGAGCGTCTGTATACATTGTGGCGACCACGATTCAAACGCATGGAGCGTAAACAGCGTCTCTCTGGAGAGGAAGATATTCAGATAGGTGATGTCCAGGTGCTGGTGTTTGGAATGGGGCGTGTTGGTAGTTCAGTCTACGATTCACTTGCCGTAGACTTTCCTGGCAAAGTGCTAGGGGTCGACATGGATGATTTCCAGGTCGAGAGACATCTGGCCCAGGGTCAGCAGGTTGTCAAGGGAGATGCTACCAACCCCGATTTCTGGTCACGTGCACCCGATCTGGCAGCGAAGTTGAAATGGGTAATTCTAGCATTACCCAGACACCCGGCGAACCTGGCCGCTGCTGAACGTTTGCGTGAGATTGGATTTGAAGGGCATATCGCTTCAACATCCAAGTTTCATGATGAAATTGCCTCGCTGAAGAAGCTAGGGGTAAATTTTGTTTTCAATATCTATACAGAGGCCGGCAAAGGTTTCGCTGAGGATTTGAAACAACATTTCAATACACTCGATAAAGCTTGA
- the hemF gene encoding oxygen-dependent coproporphyrinogen oxidase, with translation MTTLSEEPNKSQVKEYLLNLQQTICSALEQEDGHTSFLQDSWQREAGERLGGGGISAVLQAGDVFEQAGVNFSHVSGSQLPGSATAHRPELAGRAFEAMGLSLVIHPNNPYVPTSHANVRFFIAEKAGEAPVWWFGGGFDLTPYYGFDEDCRAWHQVAKKACLPFGEDVYSRYKKWCDEYFYLKHRQEPRGIGGLFFDDLNEWGFSKSFDFMQSVGDHYLDAYLPIVQRRRDTPYGERERDFQLYRRGRYVEFNLVYDRGTLFGLQSGGRTESILMSLPPLVRWQYSWSPQAGSEEARLYEHFLKPKDWVD, from the coding sequence ATGACGACCTTGAGTGAAGAACCAAACAAATCCCAGGTGAAGGAGTACCTGTTGAATCTGCAACAGACTATTTGTTCTGCCCTTGAACAGGAGGATGGTCACACCAGTTTTCTACAGGATAGCTGGCAGCGGGAAGCGGGGGAGCGACTCGGGGGGGGCGGGATCAGTGCGGTGCTTCAGGCTGGTGATGTGTTTGAGCAGGCCGGGGTCAACTTCTCCCATGTCAGTGGCAGTCAGTTACCCGGCTCGGCGACTGCCCATCGACCGGAGTTGGCGGGGCGGGCGTTCGAAGCCATGGGCCTGTCCCTGGTGATACATCCAAACAATCCCTATGTACCGACCTCACACGCCAACGTTCGCTTTTTTATCGCCGAAAAAGCCGGGGAAGCTCCGGTCTGGTGGTTTGGCGGTGGTTTTGACCTGACTCCTTATTATGGCTTCGATGAAGATTGCAGAGCCTGGCACCAGGTTGCTAAAAAGGCCTGTCTGCCGTTCGGCGAGGATGTCTACAGCCGATATAAAAAGTGGTGTGACGAATACTTCTATTTAAAGCACCGGCAGGAACCACGAGGTATCGGAGGTCTCTTTTTTGACGATCTGAATGAGTGGGGGTTCAGTAAGTCCTTCGATTTCATGCAGAGTGTTGGTGACCACTATCTGGACGCCTATCTGCCGATTGTGCAGCGTCGACGGGATACGCCCTACGGTGAGCGGGAGCGGGATTTTCAACTCTATCGTCGCGGACGCTACGTGGAGTTTAACCTGGTCTATGATCGGGGCACGCTGTTTGGTCTGCAGTCCGGCGGGCGTACGGAATCGATTCTGATGTCCCTGCCTCCACTGGTACGTTGGCAGTATAGCTGGTCTCCGCAGGCAGGTTCGGAAGAGGCTCGTTTGTATGAGCATTTCTTAAAACCCAAAGATTGGGTAGACTGA
- a CDS encoding tetratricopeptide repeat protein — MMDQVNLEKMLEQGTDNALLRYTLGTLFLKQKAYAQAVEHLTQAVTLDPQHSASWKHLGKALTGMERIEEAVESYQKGIEVAEAKGDIQAAKEMRVFLKRLE; from the coding sequence ATGATGGACCAGGTCAATCTGGAAAAGATGTTGGAGCAGGGAACAGACAATGCGCTGTTGCGCTATACCCTTGGCACCCTGTTTCTCAAACAAAAAGCCTATGCTCAGGCTGTTGAGCATCTCACTCAAGCGGTGACACTCGATCCTCAGCACTCAGCCAGCTGGAAACACCTGGGTAAGGCATTGACGGGGATGGAGCGTATCGAAGAGGCGGTGGAGAGTTATCAGAAGGGGATAGAGGTTGCCGAGGCAAAAGGGGATATACAGGCGGCCAAGGAGATGCGTGTCTTTCTGAAAAGACTGGAGTAG
- a CDS encoding class I SAM-dependent methyltransferase: protein MNRQTNDPSQQLRIKWDQRYADEEKIARPAEVLLNNAHLLPKQGSTLDLACGLGGNALFLASRGFVVEAWDLSAVAIQRLEQSARQQNLNNLHARVRDVENHPPSTEQFDVIVVSYFLERALIPALIQALKPDGLLFYQTFTQLAVSSEGPQNPAFRLADQELLQLFRDLKVRLYREEGRLGDLSLGSRDVAMLVAQK, encoded by the coding sequence TTGAACCGGCAAACGAATGATCCATCACAACAGCTGCGTATCAAGTGGGATCAACGCTACGCCGATGAGGAGAAGATCGCCCGTCCGGCTGAGGTACTGCTGAACAATGCTCACCTGCTGCCGAAACAGGGCAGCACGTTGGATCTGGCCTGTGGCCTGGGTGGAAATGCACTGTTTCTGGCGAGCCGGGGATTTGTGGTTGAAGCCTGGGATCTGTCTGCGGTTGCCATCCAGCGATTGGAGCAGAGTGCCCGGCAACAGAATCTGAACAATCTTCATGCTCGGGTGCGTGATGTGGAAAACCATCCACCCTCAACAGAGCAGTTTGATGTGATCGTGGTCAGTTACTTTCTGGAGCGGGCTTTGATACCCGCCTTGATCCAGGCTCTGAAACCGGATGGATTACTCTTCTACCAGACCTTTACCCAGCTGGCCGTCTCCTCGGAAGGACCCCAGAACCCGGCTTTTCGCCTGGCGGATCAGGAGTTGCTGCAACTGTTCAGGGATTTGAAAGTGCGTCTCTACCGGGAGGAGGGGCGATTGGGTGATCTCTCTCTCGGCAGTCGGGATGTGGCCATGTTAGTGGCGCAAAAGTAA
- a CDS encoding O-succinylhomoserine sulfhydrylase, producing MEEQHESGLGFSTLAIRSGHHRTPEGEHGEPIFPTSSFVFSSAAEAAARFSGDEPGNIYSRFTNPTVRNFEQRLAALEGGDCCVATASGMSAVLATCMGLLESGDHIVSSRSLFGTTAILFEKYLKKFGIETTFVPLDDLAAWQSAIRPQTKLLFLETPSNPLTEVADIPKLSALAHAEDALLVVDNCFCTPALQRPLSLGADVVIHSATKYLDGQGRCIGGAVVGSHEIVGEAVFGVLRTAGPTLSPFNAWVFLKGLETLDIRMQAHCKNAQQLAEWLESHPKVERVYYPGLSSHPQHDLARAQQSAPGGIVAFDVKGGQTAAWTLIDATRLLSITANLGDTKTTITHPATTTHGRLSPEERSQVGIGNGLVRVAVGLENIEDIQRDLSRGLDSL from the coding sequence ATGGAGGAGCAGCATGAATCAGGCCTGGGGTTTTCGACCCTAGCCATTCGCAGCGGACATCATCGCACGCCCGAAGGGGAGCATGGTGAACCGATTTTCCCCACATCCAGTTTTGTCTTCAGCAGCGCTGCTGAAGCCGCGGCCCGCTTCAGTGGTGATGAACCGGGTAACATCTATTCCAGGTTCACCAATCCGACGGTGAGGAATTTTGAGCAACGACTGGCTGCGCTTGAGGGCGGGGATTGCTGTGTGGCCACGGCCTCCGGTATGTCCGCCGTACTGGCTACCTGCATGGGTTTGCTGGAGTCCGGCGACCATATCGTCTCATCCCGCAGTCTGTTCGGCACCACCGCGATCCTGTTTGAGAAATATCTGAAGAAATTCGGTATCGAAACGACATTCGTGCCGTTGGATGATCTGGCTGCCTGGCAATCCGCAATTCGCCCGCAGACCAAACTGCTGTTTCTCGAAACCCCCTCCAATCCGCTCACCGAGGTGGCCGACATCCCGAAACTGAGTGCACTCGCCCATGCCGAGGACGCTCTGCTGGTGGTCGACAACTGTTTCTGCACCCCGGCACTGCAGCGTCCGCTGAGTCTTGGAGCTGATGTCGTGATTCACTCTGCGACCAAATACCTGGATGGCCAGGGGCGGTGTATCGGCGGCGCCGTGGTCGGCAGCCACGAAATCGTTGGTGAAGCTGTGTTCGGTGTTTTGAGAACGGCAGGTCCTACACTCAGTCCCTTCAATGCCTGGGTGTTTCTGAAAGGGCTGGAAACCCTCGATATCCGGATGCAGGCCCATTGCAAAAATGCCCAACAGCTGGCTGAGTGGCTGGAGAGCCACCCGAAGGTCGAGCGAGTCTATTACCCGGGTCTGAGCAGTCATCCGCAACACGATCTGGCGAGGGCGCAACAGAGTGCCCCTGGCGGTATTGTCGCTTTCGATGTCAAAGGGGGGCAGACTGCTGCCTGGACCCTGATCGATGCCACCCGGCTGCTCTCGATCACCGCCAACCTGGGGGATACCAAGACCACCATCACCCATCCTGCCACCACCACACATGGACGTCTGAGCCCGGAAGAGCGGAGCCAGGTGGGTATCGGCAATGGACTGGTGCGGGTTGCTGTCGGCCTGGAGAACATCGAGGATATTCAACGGGATCTCTCCCGGGGACTGGATAGTCTTTGA
- the gshA gene encoding glutamate--cysteine ligase has translation MYTTLDNRLKRLHQAGQLDLLRGGMIGLEKEALRVSPQGCISSLAHPEALGSPLTNRYITTDYSEALTEIITPPSTDRNEPLKFLFEAHRFVYEHLDDEILWSTSMPCVVEDDERIPIANYGNSNAGMMKTVYRRGLGHRYGRVMQVIAGVHFNYSLPQDFWWVYQQLEGDKSDTQGFISDNYFGMLRNLQRLGWLVPYLFGASPAVCKSFLGGRPTSLESFDEFTYFSPYATSLRMGDIGYQNSKEQGTGIKACYDCLDAYVETLSRAIETPCPIYQAMGVKIDGRYEQLNANILQIENEYYSTVRPKQIPEMMEKPIHALQRRGVRYVELRSLDVNAFHPLGIADEQVYFIEALMLFCLLHESPSINVAEQKSIDWNELAAAHQGRKPGLELQRKESMVSLREWGLEICEALLPICEILESGLPGQPYTKSLQLQKSRLQDPEMTPSARMLREMREKGEGFFHFAQRMSKQHRHDFMQQQGSSEDQKLLSQEAVDSWRRQREIEASDTLSFDQFLEDYFAQQLNSETGDMSSSKSVSAK, from the coding sequence TTGTATACAACACTCGACAATCGATTGAAACGCTTACACCAGGCCGGTCAGCTTGATCTGTTGCGCGGGGGCATGATCGGTCTGGAAAAAGAGGCCTTGAGAGTCTCTCCGCAAGGTTGTATATCGAGCCTGGCCCATCCGGAAGCTCTGGGTTCCCCCCTAACCAATCGTTATATCACCACCGACTACTCCGAGGCGTTGACTGAGATTATCACCCCGCCTTCCACGGATCGTAATGAACCGCTGAAGTTTCTGTTTGAAGCCCATCGCTTTGTGTATGAGCATCTGGATGATGAGATTCTCTGGTCCACCAGCATGCCCTGTGTGGTCGAGGATGATGAACGTATCCCGATTGCCAACTATGGGAACTCAAATGCCGGCATGATGAAGACGGTCTACAGACGGGGCCTGGGGCATCGTTATGGCCGGGTCATGCAGGTGATTGCCGGGGTGCATTTCAACTATTCGCTGCCCCAGGATTTCTGGTGGGTCTACCAGCAGCTCGAGGGGGACAAATCGGATACCCAGGGATTCATTTCAGACAACTATTTCGGCATGCTGAGAAATTTACAGCGGCTGGGTTGGTTGGTTCCCTATCTGTTCGGCGCCTCTCCGGCAGTCTGTAAATCATTTCTGGGAGGTCGTCCCACATCGCTGGAGTCGTTTGACGAATTTACCTACTTCTCACCCTATGCCACCTCATTGAGAATGGGGGATATCGGTTATCAGAACAGTAAGGAGCAGGGGACCGGTATCAAAGCCTGCTACGACTGTCTCGATGCCTATGTTGAGACCCTGTCCCGTGCCATTGAGACACCCTGCCCAATCTATCAGGCAATGGGGGTGAAAATCGATGGGCGTTATGAACAGCTCAACGCCAACATTCTGCAGATAGAGAACGAGTACTACAGCACCGTCAGACCCAAGCAGATTCCGGAGATGATGGAGAAACCGATCCATGCGTTGCAAAGACGGGGCGTACGCTATGTGGAGTTGCGATCACTGGATGTGAACGCTTTCCATCCATTGGGAATCGCCGATGAGCAGGTCTACTTTATCGAAGCGCTGATGCTGTTTTGTCTGCTGCATGAGAGTCCCTCGATCAATGTTGCCGAACAGAAGAGCATCGACTGGAATGAGCTGGCTGCCGCCCATCAAGGAAGAAAACCTGGACTCGAGTTGCAGAGAAAGGAGTCGATGGTCAGTCTGCGGGAGTGGGGGCTTGAGATCTGTGAGGCCCTACTGCCGATTTGTGAGATCCTGGAGAGCGGACTGCCCGGGCAACCCTACACCAAGAGCCTGCAATTGCAGAAGAGTCGATTGCAGGACCCTGAAATGACCCCATCCGCCCGCATGTTGCGGGAGATGAGAGAGAAGGGCGAGGGTTTCTTCCATTTTGCACAACGTATGTCGAAACAGCATCGGCACGATTTCATGCAGCAGCAGGGCTCGTCAGAGGATCAGAAGCTGCTGAGCCAGGAGGCAGTGGATTCATGGCGAAGACAGCGGGAGATCGAGGCCTCTGATACACTGAGCTTTGATCAGTTCCTGGAAGACTACTTTGCACAGCAATTGAACAGTGAGACCGGGGATATGAGCAGCAGCAAAAGTGTCTCTGCAAAGTGA
- a CDS encoding carboxy terminal-processing peptidase → MRPTAEQQQTASVIVKVIAKYHYKEVALDDSMSEMILQRYYDTLDPNRSFFLAGDVVHFSGYRDKLDDYLKNARIEPAFEIYRLYRQRVSEAVSHALKLVDGEFDFTIDEVYIYDREDQPWAQTRTALNDIWRKRVKNDFLNQRLMDKEDAEIKKTLKERYERLLSRVEQFDSNDVFQTFINAYTLSLEPHTSYMSPSTSENFDISMRLSLEGIGAVLKDEDGYTVVQKTIIGGPAEQSDLLHAGDKIVGVGQGLEGEMIDIVGWRLQDVVEQIRGPKGSVVQLEVLAKGEGSNRKTITLVRNKIKLEEQAAKSHIIEKLDGMGKYRIGVVEVPTFYRDFAAEARGDEDFRSTTRDVRDLLVDLKKQHVDGIVIDLRENGGGSLSEATELTGLFIDSGPVVQIKDAFGKIEVEQDPDQSIAYEGPLAVLVDRNSASASEIFAGAIQDYKRGIVIGEPTFGKGTVQTLVDLGRFVPGRKKDLGRLRLTMAQFFRINGGSTQHRGVVPDIQFPTARYSEEYGERSLENALPWAQIRPANFITKGQFTVPELMDSHLSRIKTDAGFEMLVDQEKRFLELDKRSEVSLLEKQRRTEWQEREHERLLHKNRFRASQGLKVVKSTDETDLDDEPDEKENEATSRIELNEAARILMDSIKVAQPMAVMR, encoded by the coding sequence TTGCGGCCGACCGCAGAACAACAGCAGACTGCCAGCGTCATCGTCAAGGTTATCGCCAAATACCACTATAAAGAGGTCGCTTTGGATGACTCGATGTCAGAAATGATCCTGCAGCGCTACTACGATACCCTGGATCCAAACCGCTCATTCTTCCTGGCCGGTGATGTGGTTCATTTTTCAGGTTATCGGGACAAGCTGGATGACTATCTGAAAAATGCTCGGATTGAACCGGCATTCGAAATCTATCGTCTCTATCGGCAGCGTGTCAGCGAGGCGGTCAGCCATGCCTTGAAACTGGTGGATGGGGAGTTCGACTTCACCATCGATGAGGTCTATATCTACGATCGAGAGGATCAACCCTGGGCGCAGACACGAACTGCGCTGAACGACATCTGGCGCAAGCGGGTGAAAAATGACTTTTTGAATCAGCGTCTGATGGATAAGGAAGATGCTGAGATCAAAAAGACCCTGAAGGAGCGCTACGAGAGACTGCTCTCCAGGGTCGAACAGTTTGACAGCAATGATGTGTTTCAGACCTTCATCAATGCCTATACATTGAGCCTGGAGCCCCACACCAGCTACATGTCTCCCAGTACATCTGAGAATTTTGATATCAGTATGAGGCTCTCTCTGGAGGGCATTGGCGCGGTTCTGAAAGATGAGGACGGTTACACCGTAGTACAGAAAACCATCATCGGTGGTCCGGCGGAACAGAGTGATCTGCTGCATGCCGGTGACAAGATTGTCGGTGTGGGCCAGGGCCTGGAAGGGGAGATGATCGATATTGTCGGTTGGCGGCTGCAGGATGTGGTTGAACAGATTCGTGGTCCGAAAGGTTCAGTGGTACAGCTGGAGGTCTTGGCGAAAGGAGAGGGATCGAACCGTAAAACCATTACCCTGGTACGCAACAAGATCAAACTGGAAGAGCAGGCGGCAAAGAGCCATATCATCGAGAAACTGGATGGTATGGGCAAATATCGCATCGGTGTCGTTGAAGTCCCTACCTTTTACAGGGATTTCGCAGCTGAGGCTCGTGGTGATGAAGATTTCAGGAGTACCACCCGGGATGTGCGTGATCTGCTGGTTGATCTGAAAAAGCAGCATGTTGACGGAATCGTCATCGACCTGCGGGAGAATGGCGGCGGTTCCCTCTCGGAAGCCACCGAGCTGACCGGCCTGTTCATCGACTCCGGTCCGGTAGTACAGATCAAGGATGCCTTTGGCAAGATCGAGGTTGAGCAGGATCCTGACCAGTCGATCGCCTATGAGGGGCCTCTGGCCGTGCTGGTTGATCGTAACAGTGCTTCCGCGTCAGAAATATTTGCCGGTGCGATCCAGGATTACAAAAGGGGGATCGTGATTGGTGAGCCCACGTTCGGCAAGGGTACGGTACAAACCCTGGTCGATCTGGGGCGCTTCGTTCCGGGACGCAAAAAGGATCTGGGTCGTCTGCGTTTGACCATGGCGCAGTTTTTCCGTATCAACGGTGGCAGTACCCAGCATCGTGGTGTGGTACCGGATATCCAGTTTCCGACCGCCAGATACTCGGAGGAGTATGGCGAGCGTTCCCTGGAAAATGCACTGCCGTGGGCACAAATAAGACCGGCCAATTTTATCACCAAGGGACAGTTCACCGTACCAGAGCTGATGGACAGCCATCTGTCACGCATCAAAACCGATGCAGGATTTGAGATGCTGGTCGATCAGGAGAAACGCTTCCTGGAGCTGGATAAGCGCTCAGAAGTCAGCCTGTTGGAGAAACAGCGGCGGACAGAGTGGCAGGAGCGGGAGCATGAACGGCTACTGCACAAAAATCGCTTCCGCGCATCCCAGGGACTGAAGGTGGTCAAATCCACGGATGAAACAGATCTTGATGATGAGCCTGACGAGAAGGAAAACGAGGCGACCAGTCGCATCGAACTGAATGAAGCGGCACGAATTCTGATGGACTCGATTAAAGTCGCACAACCGATGGCGGTGATGCGCTAA
- a CDS encoding DUF4743 domain-containing protein, whose protein sequence is MKLQGYQRHIDRLNEWNRDNFKALYFDSHLVGYLKEPVWSFLSSRSDLFTVNEREVSLNPQINSFEQRTEVLDEVVNGMVESSVMTHRHGERYPVTHADRDSALATIDRAAAAYFGLRAYGQHLNGYVRNGSELLLWIARRSADRRVFPDHLDNMVAGGLPHDISLADNLHKECQEEASVPSHIVAQAVPIGAITYCTETPVGLKPDTLYCYDLELPSDFVPYNSDGEVAEFMLLPIEEVAERVANSDDFKPNCNLVVIDFLVRHGIINPETQGYLKLINGLHEKL, encoded by the coding sequence ATGAAATTACAAGGATATCAACGACATATAGATAGGTTGAATGAATGGAATCGGGATAACTTCAAAGCCCTTTACTTCGATTCTCATCTTGTGGGCTATCTAAAAGAGCCGGTATGGTCCTTTTTGAGCAGCCGGTCCGACCTTTTTACAGTGAATGAGAGAGAGGTCAGTTTAAATCCACAAATCAATAGCTTCGAGCAGAGGACTGAGGTTCTCGATGAGGTAGTGAATGGAATGGTGGAATCCTCTGTGATGACCCATCGGCATGGTGAACGATATCCGGTCACCCATGCCGACAGGGATTCTGCTCTGGCAACCATCGACCGCGCGGCCGCTGCCTATTTCGGATTGCGTGCCTATGGGCAGCATTTGAATGGCTATGTACGTAACGGATCTGAGCTGTTGCTCTGGATTGCCAGGCGCTCAGCCGACAGACGGGTTTTTCCTGATCACCTGGATAATATGGTGGCCGGAGGTCTGCCCCATGACATCTCACTGGCGGATAATCTGCACAAAGAGTGTCAGGAAGAGGCGAGTGTGCCATCCCATATTGTGGCACAGGCGGTACCGATCGGTGCGATCACCTACTGCACGGAAACGCCGGTCGGTCTAAAGCCCGATACTCTCTATTGTTATGATCTTGAACTTCCCTCAGATTTTGTCCCCTATAATTCAGATGGTGAAGTGGCGGAATTCATGCTGTTACCGATCGAAGAAGTAGCTGAGCGGGTCGCCAACAGTGACGATTTCAAGCCTAACTGCAATCTGGTGGTGATTGACTTTCTGGTGCGGCATGGGATTATAAATCCTGAAACGCAGGGATATCTCAAATTAATCAATGGGCTGCACGAGAAATTGTGA
- a CDS encoding C-GCAxxG-C-C family protein, translating into MSNSQRSDDELSSADTEPQLAVQRFCNGCNCAQAVITSFADRYGVDTELAMRISSGLGGGVGRMGDICGTLSGAALVLGLQMGPKTSDDVSAKEATYNATRLLQERFMARHGSNRCKELLQKDLSIPAEYQEAKSLGLFKTQCPDYVETVVTLLNRILEESEHTE; encoded by the coding sequence ATGAGTAACAGTCAGAGATCCGATGATGAGCTCAGCAGTGCTGATACGGAACCTCAGCTTGCGGTACAACGGTTCTGCAACGGCTGCAACTGTGCTCAGGCGGTGATCACCAGTTTTGCCGATCGCTATGGCGTTGATACGGAGTTGGCGATGCGAATCAGCTCCGGTCTTGGCGGTGGCGTAGGCCGAATGGGGGATATTTGTGGTACCCTCTCCGGCGCTGCGCTGGTTCTGGGTCTGCAAATGGGGCCGAAAACCTCAGATGACGTCAGTGCCAAAGAGGCAACCTATAACGCAACCCGGCTGCTGCAGGAACGATTCATGGCACGCCATGGCAGTAATCGCTGCAAGGAACTGCTGCAAAAGGATTTGAGTATCCCCGCAGAATATCAAGAGGCTAAATCTCTCGGATTATTCAAAACCCAATGTCCGGACTATGTCGAGACAGTGGTCACGCTGCTCAACAGAATACTAGAAGAAAGTGAACATACAGAATGA
- a CDS encoding dUTP diphosphatase, which produces MKDKILNMLELQDAMNCKVNDDWRDAGYPWYRAIWTECAEMLDHYGWKWWKHQKPDMEQVHLEIIDIWHFALSDLILHNATLEGAAEQALEGLNQATDGVDLRSSIEQLAMYSIKTESADIGHFATMMQAAELSFDDLYKTYIGKNVLNFFRQDHGYKEGSYIKVWDGREDNEYLSEILSKLDPDSADFSDQVYQQLQQNYPAESTYQN; this is translated from the coding sequence ATGAAAGATAAGATCCTCAACATGCTTGAGCTGCAGGATGCGATGAACTGCAAAGTCAATGATGACTGGCGTGATGCCGGCTACCCCTGGTATCGGGCCATCTGGACCGAGTGTGCAGAGATGCTCGATCACTATGGCTGGAAATGGTGGAAGCATCAGAAACCCGACATGGAACAGGTTCATCTGGAGATCATTGACATCTGGCACTTCGCTTTGAGCGATTTGATCCTGCACAATGCCACCCTGGAAGGCGCCGCAGAACAAGCGCTCGAGGGTCTGAATCAGGCAACCGATGGGGTCGACCTTCGGAGTTCCATTGAACAGCTGGCGATGTACAGCATCAAGACGGAGTCAGCCGACATTGGCCACTTTGCCACCATGATGCAGGCGGCCGAACTCAGCTTCGATGATCTCTACAAGACCTATATTGGCAAGAACGTACTCAACTTCTTCCGTCAGGATCACGGCTACAAAGAGGGCAGCTATATCAAGGTCTGGGATGGTCGGGAGGACAATGAGTACCTGTCGGAGATCCTTAGCAAGCTCGATCCGGACAGCGCCGATTTCAGTGACCAGGTATATCAGCAGTTGCAGCAAAACTACCCGGCTGAATCGACTTACCAGAACTAA